In Podospora pseudoanserina strain CBS 124.78 chromosome 5, whole genome shotgun sequence, a single window of DNA contains:
- a CDS encoding hypothetical protein (COG:S; EggNog:ENOG503P0PN), with protein MAAAKMFSKLGNDNFRSMQFSDGRDVHRMKPSYLRGEIPADSQYKGTQARTLHWIALPYFSAEPYSGLEAGAGSASAVPAPTLLQSQFSHVAKSRDLRQAVCGIGNNLQQEVCLHVPQLWCLIFDNALIVTYINLPDKYFPGDYVIKTTGSLDVLAGILRTKKILVCFGTCVMWSIPLHECQTWFALTSRFSEFWPQKFELLHNKRKITVKDWPAIWDRARHVKNHVKLELYLGYVLGTWIYRSIFRFRVTDLPSARLMAPQRGRLLPDIASKGKGNMQSSTSSAHEDTSTKPGTAGDGGSTSATVETTDGRFTNANGFAIFTCMTGVLTPNSDDSVEDALLEQLVEIRDWLLYMPSFGDAKAYKSCTKDTRASVRRYLEKRAAELSSVESQGRKDQRAQRDFEDRIDIFNAAETIFAFFLPVDFDGPTVRRYWGAVRTIIGEKREGQHRYQASMYTIRHQLRMQALDLSQLSEILSAAHGADRAQITVPTQIIDAWIHLLLGLASFPRDSDRSERLIGDARRAATEGANIIITSLSPKSLVENSVILPLEIFSLISLKVIQSAPNVPDSPSNKEKANTYSDVAQIYRNRLDKIETDISKRPSDRVNEENLKLQYVIFSLLLENASLAIDNTTTFKEKPIVQAAGHSKSMPSWSRDREPGYRGHQHRETEVRAWEYGREHSKFDMYDNPFAFDLASEDSLFKVKPTDPGGYRKLLLLECHSKTDLLKQEFHQLGASADTTKFRQDKAIYAFTIVTVIFLPLSAISSIFGMNTADIRDMEDSQWIYWATAIPVTLAVILFGLYWMGELGNTFKWVFWSLGSWIFRKVAGDREKGREIVDRWFGQTDPVPLGLPSHMQLAYPIGPERRPTYNPERPARSVSSDESVDIRYRSRFV; from the exons ATGGCAGCGGCAAAGATGTTCTCGAAGCTAGGGAATGACAACTTTCGGTCGATGCAGTTCTCGGACGGTCGAGATGTACACCGAATGAAGCCATCTTATCTTCGTGGAGAGATCCCAGCAGACAGCCAGTACAAGGGCACACAAGCTCGAACTTTGCACTGGATCGCACTTCCGTATTTCAGCGCTGAACCGTACTCAGGCCTCGAAGCCGGTGCCGGAAGTGCCTCCGCCGTCCCAGCCCCCACCCTGCTACAAAGCCAGTTCTCCCACGTCGCCAAAAGTCGAGATCTAAGACAGGCCGTTTGCGGGATTGGAAATAATCTACAGCAGGAGGTTTGCCTTCACGTCCCACAACTTTGGTGTCTGATATTTGACAATG CGCTCATCGTCACATACATCAACCTGCCAGACAAATATTTCCCTGGTGACTATGTCATCAAGACAACCGGGTCATTGGACGTCCTCGCGGGGATTTTACGAACCAAGAAGATTCTGGTCTGTTTTGGAACTTGTGTCATGTGGTCGATACCGCTACATGAATGCCAGACATGGTTT GCTTTGACATCTCGTTTCAGCGAGTTCTGGCCTCAGAAGTTCGAGCTCCTTCACAACAAACGAAAGATCACGGTAAAAGATTGGCCGGCAATTTGGGACCGCGCTCGACATGTCAAAAATCATGTTAAGCTGGAACTCTACTTGGGGTACGTGTTAGGGACCTGGATCTACCGTTCTATATTCAGGTTTCGAGTGACTGACTTGCCGAGTGCACGACTTATGGCGCCACAGCGCGGAAGACTACTCCCTGACATTGCGAgcaaagggaaagggaatATGCAGAGCTCAACAAGTTCCGCGCATGAAGACACTTCAACGAAACCCGGTACTGCAGGAGATGGCGGCTCAACATCTGCAACTGTCGAGACCACCGACGGAAGATTCACCAACGCCAACGGGTTTGCTATCTTTACTTGTATGACTGGCGTATTGACCCCAAACTCCGATGACAGCGTTGAAGATGCATTACTCGAGCAGCTTGTGGAAATCCGTGATTGGCTGCTCTACATGCCGAGCTTCGGTGACGCGAAAGCCTACAAGTCGTGTACTAAAGATACGCGTGCTTCTGTGCGTCGCTACCTGGAGAAACGGGCGGCGGAGCTGAGTTCTGTCGAGTCGCAAGGTCGAAAAGACCAGCGTGCCCAGCGTGACTTTGAGGACAGGATTGACATCTTCAATGCTGCCGAAACAAtctttgccttcttcctccccgtaGACTTTGATGGGCCGACCGTGAGGAGATATTGGGGGGCTGTCAGGACCATCATCGGA GAGAAACGCGAGGGTCAACATCGGTACCAAGCTTCCATGTATACCATCCGACATCAGCTGAGAATGCAAGCCTTGGACTTGAGTCAGCTCAGCGAGATTCTCTCTGCCGCCCATGGCGCCGATCGTGCTCAGATCACCGTGCCGACCCAGATTATCGACGCCTGGATCCATCTACTTCTGGGCCTGGCCAGCTTCCCAAGAGACAGTGACCGTTCCGAGCGGCTGATTGGCGATGCGAGGCGAGCTGCAACAGAGGGCGCCAACATAATCATCACCTCACTCTCCCCCAAGTCTCTCGTTGAGAATTCCGTCATCCTGCCCCTGGAGATATTCTCCTTGATTAGCTTGAAGGTCATACAAAGCGCCCCCAATGTACCTGATTCACCCTCGAACAAGGAAAAAGCGAACACATACAGCGACGTTGCTCAGATCTACCGCAACCGTCTCGACAAAATT GAGACGGACATATCGAAGAGACCAAGTGACAGGGTCAATGAAGAGAACCTCAAACTC CAATACGTCATATTTTCTCTGCTCTTGGAGAATGCGAGTCTTGCGATCGACAATACTACCACTTTTAAAGAAAAACCGATTGTCCAGGCTGCCGGTCACTCCAAGTCTATGCCG TCGTGGAGCCGCGACCGTGAGCCTGGTTATCGAGGTCATCAACACCGAGAGACAGAGGTTCGGGCTTGGGAGTATGGTCGGGAGCATTCAAAGTTCGACATGTACGACAACCCTTTCGCATTTGACCTGGCCAGCGAGGATAGCCTGTTCAAAGTCAAACCAACCGACCCCGGCGGATATCGaaagcttcttcttctcgaaTGCCACTCCAAGACTGACCTTTTGAAGCAAGAGTTCCATCAGCTGGGAGCCAG CGCAGACACGACAAAATTCCGACAAGACAAAGCCATCTACGCCTTCACTATTGTCACCGTCATCTTTCTCCCCCTAAGCGCCATATCCAGCATCTTTGGCATGAACACGGCCGATATCAGGGACATGGAGGATAGCCAGTGGATCTATTGGGCCACGGCCATCCCGGTGACGCTCGCTGTGATATTGTTCGGTCTTTACTGGATGGGTGAGCTGGGAAATACCTTTAAGTGGGTGTTTTGGAGTTTGGGATCTTGGATATTCCGTAAAGTGGCGGGAGACCGCGAAAAGGGACGGGA
- a CDS encoding hypothetical protein (EggNog:ENOG503PWW0), whose amino-acid sequence MKFTITAAALSLLGLASAAPAEVVAKQAHGATSAQVTNFSVTCGSSSCSYTARAVILPENVAVTFTHTTTGSTIPTNTGFFTSSDPAVFFRINKALSDYRFVLSDAHVVGSAVNLDYFSPGSQWTASSYSGPSSFTLS is encoded by the exons atgaagttcaccatcaccgccgccgccctcagcctcctcggcctcgcctcTGCCGCTCCCGCCGAGGTAGTCGCCAAGCAGGCCCACGGCGCGACCAGTGCCCAAGTCACCAACTTTTCCGTCACCTGcggttcctcctcctgctc CTACACCGCCCGCGCGGTGATCCTCCCCGAGAACGTGGCCGTCACCttcacccacaccaccaccggctccACCATCCCGACCAACACCGGCTTCTTCACCAGCAGCGACCCCGCTGTCTTCTTCCGCATCAACAAGGCACTCAGCGACTACCGCTTTGTGTTGAGCGACGCTCATGTTGTTGGTTCGGCTGTCAACTTGGATTATTTCAGCCCTGGGTCGCAGTGGACTGCTAGCTCCTACAgcgggccttcttcttttacTCTTTCTTAA
- a CDS encoding hypothetical protein (EggNog:ENOG503P2K1) codes for MSKGLGKHSWDVPITALTVKVMQLLGSITHFAVKASLVFFFLRLFGTLTWVRVTCYGLLTLTFLAYGSYEVVVLAFCIPQPGEEWGNVVLARCATTAPATIAVNVCAVVADLALFIMPFPIIAGLTLSRPKKKGLLVVFLIGFLYMEVFGTVIVACTPALPGLWSNVLSESAFFSSLRSRILGSRSRRTGDSNVSGSMPTARTYPPPTFQTESISKTSFRTGSQRELVGEEDGMDEYPLKTIQKTMSVNVSRAENNDGKTGGDGDARRKKSNGGWEELGEGNRESTVKGGNARW; via the exons ATGAGCAAGGGCTTGGGGAAGCACTCCTGGGATGTCCCCATCACGGCCCTCACCGTCAAGGTGATGCAG TTGCTTGGCTCCATCACCCACTTCGCAGTGAAGGCgtccctcgtcttcttctttttgcgTCTCTTCGGCACCCTGACCTGGGTCCGAGTGACCTGCTACGGACTCCTGACCTTGACGTTCCTAGCCTATGGCTCGTACGAGGTCGTCGTGCTTGCCTTTTGCATCCCCCAGCCAGGCGAGGAATGGGGTAACGTCGTCCTCGCGAGGTGTGCCACCACTGCCCCTGCCACCATCGCCGTCAATGTCTGCGCCGTGGTGGCCGATCTGGCCCTTTTCATTATgcccttccccatcatcgccggGTTGACGTTGAGTcggcccaagaagaagggttTGCTGGTTGTGTTTTTGATTGGATTCCT cTACATGGAAGTCTTTGGCACCGTCATCGTGGCCTGCACACCCGCCCTTCCGGGTCTCTGGAGCAACGTCCTCAGCGAATCAGCCTTCTTTTCATCCCTCCGCTCCCGCATTCTGGGGTCTCGCTCCCGCAGAACGGGCGATAGCAACGTCAGTGGCAGCATGCCCACCGCGAGAACGTACCCGCCGCCGACGTTCCAAACCGAGTCAATCTCCAAGACGTCGTTCAGGACTGGGTCGCAGAGGGAGcttgtgggagaggaagacggGATGGATGAGTATCCGTTGAAGACGATCCAGAAGACGATGAGCGTTAATGTGAGCAGGGCTGAGAACAATGATGGCAAGactgggggagatggtgatgcaaggaggaagaagagtaaTGGcgggtgggaggagttgggggaggggaaccGTGAGAGTACTGTTAAGGGGGGGAATGCGAGGTGGTGA
- a CDS encoding hypothetical protein (EggNog:ENOG503Q4VZ; COG:Q): protein MSSFNWMDKRGAEGIPLIRTLRVMLTNHLPEVFPQIRRSMSALMDNEIDSAPKLEDGKTMTPKLYHIIIKAIAHSNALAFFGEDLAKNEKFMKAAMTFIEQTLLIAEILRLLPQFLSEPIGKFLSNKLNSSSVIFDTLLPVAAERVDEYSRAKLGHKVPEHRPKKQPLDGRKDRLRAHCLMVGSVHITSTTVCFAIHDLCLHPEYVEPLRKEIEATGWETFEKSGGKCFPLLDSFMKESARITPVESVSTRRMALEPFKLSDGTAVNPGEWIVTAARGMAMDSSVFSKPNDFQGFRFADPAVVAKIDSRPSFSAGDKSSDFTSISDWQLWGTGSPGRFYVTAVMKAMLGLLIARYDMQLTDPGAARYFA, encoded by the exons ATGTCAAGCTTCAACTGGATGGACAAGAGGGGTGCCGAGGGGATTCCACTGATCAGAACCCTTCGCGTCATGCTCACGAACCACTTGCCTGAGGTTTTTCCCCAAATCAGACGTTCAATGAGCGCCCTGATGGACAACGAGATTGATTCGGCCCCCAAGCTTGAGGATGGAAAGACCATGACGCCAAAGCTctaccacatcatcatcaaggccaTCGCACACTCGAATGCTTTGGCGTTCTTTGGCGAGGACTTGGCCAAGAATGAAAAGTTCATGAAGGCGGCCATGACCTTTATTGAGCAGACCCTGCTCATTGCTGAGATCTTGCGGTTGCTGCCCCAGTTTCTGTCCGA gcctatcGGAAAGTTCCTTTCCAACAAGCTCAACTCCAGCTCTGTAATCTTTGACACCTTGCTCCCAGTCGCTGCTGAGCGGGTGGACGAGTACTCCAGAGCCAAACTTGGACACAAGGTACCTGAACAT CGCCCCAAGAAACAGCCCTTGGACGGCCGAAAGGATCGTCTACGAGCTCATTGCCTTATGGTTGGATCAGTCCACATTACTTCCACCACCGTCTGCTTCGCCATCCACgacctctgcctccaccCGGAATACGTCGAGCCCCTCCGCAAAGAGATCGAGGCCACCGGCTGGGAGACGTTCGAGAAGTCAGGCGGCAAAtgcttccccctcctcgacagcttcATGAAAGAATCCGCCAGGATAACACCGGTCGAATCGGTCAGCACCCGCCGCATGGCACTCGAGCCCTTCAAGCTATCAGACGGCACAGCCGTCAACCCGGGCGAATGGATCGTCACGGCAGCCCGCGGCATGGCAATGGACTCGTCCGTCTTCTCCAAACCCAACGACTTTCAAGGCTTCCGCTTTGCGGACCCGGCGGTTGTCGCCAAAATCGACAGCCGCCCATCATTCTCGGCAGGTGACAAATCATCCGACTTCACCAGCATATCTGACTGGCAGCTATGGGGCACAGGAAG CCCTGGGCGGTTTTACGTCACGGCAGTCATGAAGGCCATGCTGGGGTTGCTCATCGCAAGATACGATATGCAGCTAACGGACCCGGGGGCGGCGAGGTATTTTGCTTAG